In Rhodoferax koreense, a genomic segment contains:
- a CDS encoding PAAR domain-containing protein, which translates to MRDADNRRVVRLGDPTDHHGNVITALDFIVQGIAVAAEDCMTWFPKCKGSFRILTLRVGRKHMGKTIAYEGDLTECGARLISTLRA; encoded by the coding sequence ATGCGTGACGCTGATAACCGCCGGGTGGTACGTCTGGGCGACCCGACCGACCACCATGGCAATGTGATCACGGCGCTCGACTTCATCGTGCAGGGCATTGCTGTGGCCGCTGAAGACTGCATGACCTGGTTCCCCAAGTGCAAGGGCAGTTTCAGGATCCTGACCCTTCGCGTTGGGCGTAAGCACATGGGCAAGACGATTGCCTACGAAGGCGATTTGACAGAGTGCGGAGCGAGGCTGATCTCTACATTGAGAGCTTGA